The genomic interval CCCCACAGCCACCCGCCGGCCAGACAGCCAATCCCCAGACCGGCGATGACGGCGGCGCGCCGCACGGGCGCCCAGTCTTTCCTCCGCAGAATGTGCCCGCCGAAAACCCCCAGCAGCACCGTGCCCGCAAAACCGAGACCGGGAAGAATCCAGGCATAGGTTGAGCGGCCCTCAAAACGCCCCAGCAACGTTTTGTCCAGCCACAGGGCGAGATTGGCGTGGGGCTCCAACTGTCCGGCGGCCATGCCGGGTCCGGGCACAAACATCATCAGCAGCCAGTATGCGAGCAACACCGCCGCCGTCAGCGCAATCTGTTTCACGACGGAAAAATGGAGCACCGCCACCGCCGCCACGGCGTAGCCCACCGCGATGGATTGCAGGGTGTTTGAGAACAGGCGAAGACGGTCAATGTCAAACTCCAGAAGATTGCCCTGGGCAATCATGCCGAATATCCACAACAGCACCAGCCGCCGGGCCATACGCCGGTATATCGCCTTGTAATCGTGGCTCTCCCCCAGCCTGCGCGAAAAGGCAAAGGGAATGGACACGCCCGCCAGAAACAGAAACAGCGGCATGATGAGGTCCCATGCGGAAAACCCGAGCCACTCCGGATGGGATGCGTGATACTTCACCCACTCCGGCACCCCCATCGGGTAGTTCAGCAGAACCACCA from Candidatus Hydrogenedentota bacterium carries:
- a CDS encoding DUF5009 domain-containing protein, with the protein product MSEATTAPTPVKGERLVSVDALRGFDMFWIVGGRELVLAVVVLLNYPMGVPEWVKYHASHPEWLGFSAWDLIMPLFLFLAGVSIPFAFSRRLGESHDYKAIYRRMARRLVLLWIFGMIAQGNLLEFDIDRLRLFSNTLQSIAVGYAVAAVAVLHFSVVKQIALTAAVLLAYWLLMMFVPGPGMAAGQLEPHANLALWLDKTLLGRFEGRSTYAWILPGLGFAGTVLLGVFGGHILRRKDWAPVRRAAVIAGLGIGCLAGGWLWGLHFPIIKHIWTSSMVLWAAGWSYLLLALFYLVIDIWGWKKWAFPFVIIGSNAILIYMVVHVLHVEEDTLAGLAPGWEPGVLGGLLVALGSMLILLVPLYVLYRRKIFLRV